One part of the Thermodesulforhabdaceae bacterium genome encodes these proteins:
- the rodA gene encoding rod shape-determining protein RodA, producing MIDRRLLTHFHWPLFLTVLFLITCGFVNLYSSTYTIKISQSNNITSWCSPIFLKQLVWMILGFVAMIGATFFDYRRLQTIAPVLYMVGIFLLALVLVAGEESHGAVRWLKIGPIQVQPSEFEKIFLIIAVAAWGASDRVKLYPSLWQIGVFILIILPPFLLIFLEPDLGTAMILLITSCTTLFCLGIRWRIILAMIVVGVLISYPLWHYGLKEYQRDRIRTAIDPDRDPQKRGYHIRQARIAIGSGMLWGKGYLQGTQSKLRFLPERHTDFAFAVWTEEWGFAGGSVLLFLFGLLIYFCFQISFLAKDRFGSLLVIGLSANIAWETIINIGMVLGFFPVVGVPLPFISYGGSALLRCLISIGLIQNVSMRRFGFRK from the coding sequence ATGATAGACAGAAGGCTTCTGACCCATTTTCATTGGCCGCTTTTTCTTACGGTTTTATTTTTAATCACTTGTGGTTTCGTAAATTTATACAGCTCAACTTATACAATTAAAATTTCCCAAAGCAATAATATAACAAGCTGGTGTAGTCCTATTTTCCTAAAACAACTGGTGTGGATGATTCTCGGTTTTGTAGCTATGATCGGAGCCACATTTTTTGATTATCGCCGACTCCAGACAATTGCACCTGTTCTTTATATGGTGGGAATTTTTCTGTTAGCTCTCGTGTTGGTTGCAGGTGAAGAAAGTCATGGAGCAGTTCGATGGTTGAAAATTGGACCGATACAAGTTCAGCCGTCAGAATTTGAAAAAATTTTTCTCATTATTGCAGTGGCTGCTTGGGGTGCATCGGATCGAGTTAAACTATATCCTTCTTTATGGCAGATTGGGGTTTTTATTTTAATAATCCTTCCCCCCTTTTTGCTGATATTCCTAGAACCCGACCTTGGCACGGCCATGATTCTACTTATAACGTCATGCACGACTCTTTTTTGTCTAGGTATTCGGTGGCGGATTATATTAGCAATGATCGTTGTTGGGGTCCTTATTTCTTATCCCTTGTGGCACTATGGCTTAAAGGAATACCAGCGAGATCGTATCAGGACAGCAATTGATCCAGATCGAGATCCCCAAAAGAGGGGTTACCACATTAGACAAGCTAGAATTGCCATTGGTTCTGGTATGTTGTGGGGAAAAGGATATCTTCAGGGAACTCAAAGTAAACTGCGATTTTTGCCCGAACGCCATACAGATTTTGCTTTTGCTGTATGGACAGAGGAATGGGGATTTGCTGGGGGAAGTGTTCTTCTCTTTCTCTTCGGTTTGCTCATATATTTCTGTTTTCAGATATCCTTTCTTGCTAAAGATCGCTTTGGAAGTCTTCTCGTAATTGGTTTAAGCGCTAACATTGCCTGGGAGACCATTATAAATATAGGCATGGTTCTTGGTTTCTTTCCGGTGGTTGGTGTCCCTCTTCCTTTTATAAGCTATGGAGGATCTGCTCTTTTACGGTGCTTAATATCTATTGGACTGATTCAAAATGTATCGATGAGACGCTTTGGTTTCAGGAAGTAG
- the mrdA gene encoding penicillin-binding protein 2, producing the protein MKLKYHLTVKNGDKYVKVNVFILMGFFLGLLTLYGFRLYYLQIIKGEIFFNQAENNRTRTESVSAPRGTIYDRRGSVLVDNRPAYHVYLVREKVNVQDVIQKVSFLCNIPEENLIAAIEKNRRTPLFKPIRIMNDISWDCLAKIEANNYRLPGIYVEIEPVRNYRFPSMASHILGYLGEITEDELAKPEYSDYSSGDDIGKTGIEKVYEKVLRGTRGVREVEVDALGRKLRVLDEKDPIPGHDIWLTIDAQVQYKAEEIMKNVEGVVVAVDVKTGAVIAMVSSPSFDENLFVKGIKPEDWKMLNSDPRHPLLNRAIQSAYPPGSTIKPFIALAGLQEGLIGKSDSVNCPGFFRFGNRDYRCWKKGGHGGVDLYRAITESCDVYFYNLGNRLGITKLSIYFKMFNLGSPTGIDLPVEKSGIVPDPEWKLRFLRQPWHKGETISVSIGQGYLSVTPIQLAVAYAAIASDGVLKKPFLVEKIEGEGKSKGVSGESKKIPIKSDYFKLVKMGLEGVVKDQRGTAHRIWKESLPIAGKTGTAQVIKFAERVENESKIPKQFRDHAWFAGYAPTSDPEIVVVAIVEHGGHGGSAAAPIVASVIEEYFLTSRDKSAQ; encoded by the coding sequence ATGAAGTTGAAATATCATCTTACAGTGAAAAACGGAGACAAATACGTAAAAGTAAATGTATTCATATTGATGGGGTTCTTTTTGGGCCTTCTTACTCTCTATGGGTTCAGGCTGTATTACTTGCAGATAATAAAAGGCGAAATTTTCTTTAACCAAGCAGAAAATAATAGAACGCGGACAGAGTCGGTATCTGCCCCTCGAGGCACCATATACGATCGTAGGGGGTCAGTTCTGGTAGATAATAGACCTGCATACCACGTTTATCTTGTCAGGGAAAAAGTAAACGTTCAAGATGTGATTCAGAAAGTTTCCTTTTTGTGCAATATTCCGGAAGAAAATCTAATAGCGGCGATTGAAAAAAACCGTCGAACACCTCTTTTTAAACCTATTCGTATCATGAATGACATAAGCTGGGATTGCCTTGCAAAAATAGAAGCTAACAATTATCGGCTGCCTGGTATATATGTAGAAATAGAACCTGTAAGAAATTATCGTTTTCCCAGTATGGCTTCCCATATATTGGGATACTTGGGTGAAATTACTGAAGATGAATTGGCAAAACCTGAATATTCAGACTACAGCAGTGGTGATGACATTGGAAAAACAGGTATAGAAAAGGTTTACGAAAAAGTCCTCAGAGGAACAAGAGGAGTTCGAGAGGTTGAAGTGGACGCCCTGGGGAGAAAGCTGAGAGTGCTGGATGAGAAAGATCCAATCCCTGGACACGACATTTGGCTTACTATTGATGCCCAGGTCCAATATAAAGCTGAAGAAATTATGAAAAATGTTGAAGGAGTAGTAGTCGCAGTAGATGTGAAAACAGGTGCAGTAATTGCCATGGTTAGTAGCCCATCTTTCGATGAAAATCTCTTTGTAAAAGGGATAAAGCCAGAGGATTGGAAGATGCTTAACTCCGATCCACGTCACCCTCTTTTAAACAGAGCCATTCAATCAGCCTATCCACCAGGATCGACCATAAAACCGTTTATCGCTCTTGCAGGATTACAGGAAGGACTCATAGGAAAGTCAGACAGTGTCAACTGTCCCGGTTTTTTCCGTTTCGGTAATCGAGACTACCGATGCTGGAAAAAGGGAGGACATGGAGGAGTAGATTTATATAGAGCCATTACTGAATCTTGCGACGTTTATTTCTACAATCTGGGAAATAGATTAGGTATAACCAAACTTAGCATATATTTTAAAATGTTCAATTTGGGAAGCCCTACAGGGATAGATCTTCCAGTAGAAAAGTCAGGCATCGTTCCAGATCCCGAATGGAAACTTAGATTTCTACGACAACCATGGCATAAAGGAGAAACAATTTCAGTATCAATCGGTCAGGGTTATCTGTCCGTTACACCCATTCAGCTTGCTGTAGCCTATGCGGCTATAGCAAGTGATGGAGTGCTTAAAAAACCATTCCTAGTAGAAAAAATTGAAGGAGAAGGAAAAAGTAAAGGTGTTTCGGGAGAAAGTAAAAAAATTCCTATTAAATCCGATTATTTTAAGCTAGTCAAAATGGGGCTTGAAGGAGTGGTAAAGGACCAAAGAGGAACCGCTCACAGAATTTGGAAAGAATCTTTACCTATAGCTGGTAAAACCGGAACAGCTCAGGTTATTAAGTTTGCCGAACGTGTAGAAAACGAGTCAAAAATACCCAAACAATTTCGAGACCATGCATGGTTTGCCGGATACGCTCCCACATCAGATCCTGAAATTGTGGTTGTTGCTATTGTTGAACATGGGGGACATGGTGGTTCAGCGGCTGCTCCTATTGTGGCATCCGTAATTGAAGAATACTTTTTAACGTCCAGAGATAAGAGTGCTCAATGA
- the mreC gene encoding rod shape-determining protein MreC produces the protein MWNFLRQIRGFLFVLFILIITLYIFSLNYKRHTMDSIQQTLLNLTMPLFSAWTEVFHNIQELISKYVWLVHVEEENEALRKEIIRLENELLAYKEAYIENQRLKRLLEFRTTIEWKSIPALVVVNDLSGFFQSVIINRGSKSGVVENTPVVNDEGVVGRVVNVSKSFSRVMLITDPASALDVYVQRNRVRGIVVGKDFQSCALKYVRNDVDIKPGDLLVTSGKDGIFPEGLKVGIVKVNYKDPLKIFQQVEVTPVARLAHIEEVLVLIPSEFPKQELDNKK, from the coding sequence ATGTGGAATTTTCTTAGACAGATTAGGGGCTTTTTGTTCGTTTTGTTTATTTTAATTATAACTTTATATATATTTTCCCTTAACTACAAACGCCACACAATGGATTCTATCCAGCAAACCCTGCTAAACCTAACCATGCCCCTTTTTTCTGCATGGACGGAGGTTTTCCACAACATTCAGGAACTGATATCCAAATATGTCTGGCTTGTGCACGTTGAAGAAGAAAACGAGGCGTTGCGAAAAGAGATCATCCGCCTAGAAAATGAGCTTCTCGCATATAAAGAAGCCTACATCGAAAACCAGAGATTGAAGAGACTTCTCGAATTTCGCACTACTATAGAGTGGAAATCTATACCGGCGCTGGTGGTGGTAAATGATTTAAGCGGTTTCTTTCAGTCGGTGATCATAAACCGAGGTAGCAAGAGCGGCGTTGTGGAAAATACACCCGTAGTTAATGATGAAGGAGTGGTCGGGCGAGTCGTTAATGTAAGCAAAAGTTTTTCTCGGGTCATGCTTATAACAGATCCAGCGAGTGCATTAGATGTATATGTGCAACGCAACAGAGTTCGAGGCATCGTTGTGGGAAAGGATTTCCAGAGTTGTGCTCTTAAATATGTCCGAAACGACGTAGATATAAAACCTGGCGACCTGCTGGTGACATCAGGAAAAGACGGTATTTTCCCGGAAGGACTTAAAGTGGGAATCGTCAAAGTAAATTACAAAGACCCTCTAAAAATCTTTCAGCAGGTAGAAGTTACCCCTGTTGCCAGACTAGCTCACATTGAAGAGGTGCTTGTTCTTATCCCTTCGGAATTCCCCAAACAGGAACTGGACAACAAAAAATGA
- a CDS encoding rod shape-determining protein, producing MFMILNRLLGWFSNDLAIDLGTATTLVYVRGKGVVLNEPSVVAIRRNAQGVGKVVAVGTEAKMMLGKTPGNIVAIRPMKDGVIADFEVTEAMLRYFIHKVHNRRAFVRPRVIVGVPSGITQVERRAVRESAESAGAREVYLIEQPMAAAIGAGLPITEPVCNMVVDIGGGTTDVAVISLAGIVYSKSVRTGGDKMDMAILQYIKRKYNLLIGERTAEQIKIELGNAYPDDSDPKVADVKGRDLVDGIPKTIQITSDEVREAIQEQIDTIVETVKLALEQMPPELAADIVDRGIVLTGGGSQLRNLDYVLRMETGLPVTLTEDPVSTVVLGSGKALEDIDLLRDVLM from the coding sequence ATGTTTATGATACTAAATCGACTTCTAGGGTGGTTTTCGAACGATTTGGCTATTGATTTGGGAACGGCAACTACTCTTGTCTATGTCCGAGGAAAAGGGGTAGTTCTAAATGAGCCTTCTGTGGTAGCAATTCGCAGAAATGCCCAAGGTGTGGGAAAAGTTGTCGCAGTTGGAACGGAAGCCAAAATGATGCTTGGTAAGACCCCCGGCAACATTGTGGCCATTAGACCTATGAAGGATGGGGTTATTGCCGACTTCGAAGTTACCGAAGCCATGCTGAGATATTTCATACATAAAGTTCATAATCGTAGAGCCTTCGTAAGACCTAGAGTAATCGTAGGTGTTCCTTCTGGAATTACTCAGGTCGAAAGAAGAGCTGTTAGGGAATCTGCAGAGTCTGCCGGAGCTAGAGAGGTTTATCTTATTGAACAACCAATGGCTGCCGCAATTGGCGCTGGTCTACCAATAACCGAACCTGTTTGCAATATGGTTGTTGATATTGGTGGAGGCACAACCGACGTAGCTGTTATTTCTCTTGCTGGTATTGTTTACAGCAAGTCGGTGAGAACAGGTGGAGATAAAATGGACATGGCAATTCTCCAATACATCAAACGTAAATACAATCTTCTGATTGGAGAACGAACAGCGGAGCAGATCAAAATTGAACTTGGAAACGCCTACCCGGACGACAGCGATCCAAAAGTTGCGGATGTGAAGGGAAGAGATTTAGTGGATGGCATCCCAAAGACCATACAAATTACGTCTGATGAGGTCAGGGAAGCTATTCAAGAACAAATAGACACTATTGTTGAAACAGTAAAACTTGCTTTGGAACAGATGCCACCTGAGTTAGCTGCCGACATCGTTGATCGAGGTATCGTTTTAACCGGTGGAGGCTCACAACTTCGAAATCTAGATTACGTTCTTCGCATGGAAACAGGACTTCCGGTAACACTTACAGAAGATCCAGTCTCCACGGTCGTGCTTGGATCAGGAAAGGCTCTTGAAGATATTGATTTGCTGAGGGATGTGCTGATGTGA
- a CDS encoding 3'-5' exonuclease, translating to MDINTSTFIALDLETTGLDIERDHIISIAAIPIKDMKILMKKAFFTLIKPEIYKYDTVKYHGILLKDLSNAPSFEEIAPALLNILDGILVGHSIQFDYLFLQRYFKKLSKDFRRKYIDIAELETALAYLKCSKNHSLKLDLDTIAHSYGIKCSFRHNALSDAFIAAQIFQIQIVRNKIRTTKQLFNIIKNMRLCKASCFV from the coding sequence ATGGACATAAATACATCAACCTTCATTGCCCTTGATTTGGAAACTACCGGCTTAGATATTGAAAGAGACCATATAATATCAATTGCAGCTATACCTATTAAGGACATGAAGATCCTGATGAAAAAAGCTTTTTTTACCTTGATTAAACCAGAAATTTATAAATATGATACGGTAAAGTACCATGGAATACTGCTAAAAGACTTGTCTAATGCCCCTTCTTTTGAAGAGATAGCTCCTGCCCTTTTAAACATACTAGACGGAATTCTTGTAGGACATTCTATACAATTCGACTATCTATTCTTACAAAGATATTTTAAAAAACTATCAAAGGATTTTCGTAGAAAATATATTGATATCGCTGAATTGGAAACGGCTCTAGCTTACCTAAAGTGCTCGAAAAATCACTCATTAAAACTTGACTTAGACACTATTGCTCATAGCTATGGAATAAAATGCAGTTTCCGTCATAATGCTTTATCAGATGCCTTCATCGCTGCCCAGATTTTTCAAATTCAAATAGTGAGGAACAAAATCAGGACTACAAAGCAGCTATTTAATATAATCAAAAATATGAGACTATGTAAGGCAAGTTGCTTTGTGTAA
- a CDS encoding DUF294 nucleotidyltransferase-like domain-containing protein, whose product MTPPKEFLKKIKPFSFLSEAHLDRLVNSMEVVMFPENISIYHQGDFSPAVYMVYSGLVGLYGNTEIVDIVSKGEIFGLWSVVNSTPSLYEAKTLQETICYAFEASTFVKVYEQNPNFASFFKSLAERRFSLFCQMAQDEKPLPEDFGMAEVGTIISRSPVTCNITNTITEAVQLMEREKVGSIVVLDNTKAVGIITNKDLRRALLEGLQNVRISKLMSSPPIYVDKQTPIIEAYTKMLNHGIDHLIIVDNEERVVGVITSKDIFTHLVPFFSILTLYRKIIKATNIETIGNIFRLLKIAIADMSIKGLSFHRLSRMITSVYDTITNQVIRLLSSEVYDQDFVWIHMGSSGRKEQVITTDQDNAIILLSSNTFLELASRINDALEKIDIPKCSANYMASNKNWHLSLEGWKELFRRWFEEPTSDHLRYLTVFLDMRPIYGDPEPLKELLDHIYKSSTNQSIRLLAYDATVLNPPIGIWGIKGLKQGIDLKKYAIYPIVNGIRVLSLDNKILEITNTIERIQALRDIKAIGIQMSEDLKEAFDFMQTLRLRHQSKAIKYGKPADNNISAKELDTLDIIILKESLKITASFQKMLKSRYNIERGL is encoded by the coding sequence ATGACTCCCCCGAAAGAATTTTTGAAAAAGATAAAACCATTTTCCTTCCTAAGTGAAGCTCATCTAGACAGGCTAGTCAATTCAATGGAAGTAGTCATGTTTCCTGAAAATATTTCAATATATCATCAAGGAGATTTTAGCCCAGCAGTTTACATGGTTTATTCAGGTCTGGTCGGACTTTATGGCAATACAGAAATAGTAGATATTGTATCTAAAGGAGAAATTTTTGGCCTCTGGTCGGTGGTTAATTCCACACCATCTCTCTACGAAGCTAAAACACTTCAAGAAACAATTTGCTATGCTTTTGAAGCTTCCACTTTTGTAAAAGTCTATGAACAAAATCCAAATTTTGCTTCCTTTTTCAAATCCTTAGCAGAAAGGCGATTTAGTCTTTTTTGTCAAATGGCTCAAGACGAAAAGCCTTTACCAGAAGATTTTGGGATGGCTGAAGTGGGAACTATTATTTCTAGATCTCCTGTAACTTGTAATATTACAAATACAATTACAGAAGCTGTACAATTAATGGAAAGAGAAAAAGTGGGTTCCATTGTTGTATTAGACAACACGAAAGCAGTTGGTATTATAACAAATAAAGATCTTAGACGAGCGCTACTTGAAGGACTCCAGAACGTTAGAATCAGCAAACTTATGAGTTCTCCACCTATATATGTCGATAAACAAACCCCTATTATAGAAGCCTATACCAAGATGCTTAATCATGGAATTGATCATCTAATTATTGTCGATAACGAAGAGAGAGTTGTAGGGGTTATTACGAGTAAAGATATTTTCACTCATCTGGTTCCTTTTTTCTCAATTTTAACTCTCTATCGAAAGATTATTAAAGCTACAAATATTGAAACTATAGGAAATATTTTTAGACTACTTAAAATTGCTATTGCTGATATGAGCATTAAAGGCTTGAGTTTCCATAGGCTATCAAGAATGATTACTTCTGTATATGACACAATTACAAATCAGGTCATAAGGTTACTAAGTTCAGAGGTTTATGATCAAGATTTTGTATGGATACATATGGGTAGTTCTGGTAGAAAAGAGCAGGTTATTACTACAGATCAAGATAACGCCATAATCCTTTTATCATCTAATACTTTTTTGGAACTTGCGTCACGCATTAACGATGCATTAGAAAAGATCGACATACCAAAATGCTCGGCCAATTATATGGCTTCTAATAAGAACTGGCACCTTTCGCTTGAAGGTTGGAAGGAATTATTTAGACGTTGGTTTGAAGAGCCAACATCTGATCATTTAAGGTACCTAACAGTTTTTCTTGATATGCGTCCTATCTACGGTGACCCAGAACCATTAAAGGAATTGCTAGACCACATATATAAATCCTCGACCAATCAGTCCATACGACTATTAGCCTACGACGCAACTGTATTAAATCCGCCTATCGGCATATGGGGTATAAAAGGACTAAAACAAGGTATAGATCTAAAAAAGTATGCTATATATCCTATTGTCAATGGTATCAGAGTTCTTTCATTAGATAATAAGATATTAGAAATAACTAATACCATAGAAAGAATTCAAGCCTTAAGAGATATTAAAGCCATAGGAATCCAAATGTCGGAAGATCTCAAAGAAGCATTTGATTTCATGCAGACTTTGCGTTTAAGACATCAATCAAAGGCAATAAAATATGGCAAACCAGCAGACAACAACATAAGCGCAAAGGAACTTGATACACTAGACATAATAATTCTCAAGGAATCTCTAAAAATCACTGCTTCATTCCAGAAAATGTTAAAATCTCGCTATAATATAGAGAGAGGTCTCTAA
- the rpsB gene encoding 30S ribosomal protein S2: MAVVTMKELLEAGVHFGHQTRRWNPKMKPYIFGSRNGIYIIDLQKTVKLFQEAHQFVVQATSSGETVLFVGTKPQAADIIREEAQRCGMYYVNHRWLGGMLTNFKTIRLRIERLKELEAMFEDGSVSRFPKKEVLRLARERDKLQKNLNGIKEMSHLPGVLFVVDTQKERIAVAEANRLGIPVVAIVDTNCDPDPIDYPVPGNDDAIRAVRLITSRIADACIEGRQKYEESLQAETDKIAMTEELTVGTGRGEEKGPVVEIINPVSSRSEDVNQDDSEYDNDLYED, encoded by the coding sequence ATGGCAGTTGTAACAATGAAAGAGCTTTTAGAAGCCGGGGTTCATTTTGGTCACCAAACAAGGCGTTGGAATCCCAAAATGAAGCCCTACATCTTTGGGTCAAGAAATGGAATTTACATTATTGATCTCCAGAAAACCGTAAAGCTTTTTCAGGAAGCTCACCAGTTTGTGGTTCAAGCAACTAGTTCTGGAGAAACGGTTCTTTTTGTTGGCACCAAGCCTCAAGCGGCTGACATTATTCGCGAAGAAGCTCAAAGATGTGGCATGTATTACGTAAACCATAGATGGCTTGGTGGCATGTTGACCAATTTCAAAACTATTCGACTCCGTATCGAACGCCTTAAAGAGCTTGAGGCTATGTTTGAAGATGGTTCGGTTTCTCGTTTTCCTAAAAAGGAAGTTCTCAGACTGGCTAGAGAACGAGATAAGCTTCAGAAGAACCTAAACGGGATCAAAGAAATGTCCCACCTTCCTGGCGTCCTGTTTGTGGTTGATACCCAGAAGGAAAGAATCGCTGTAGCCGAAGCTAATCGTCTTGGAATTCCTGTTGTGGCAATTGTTGATACCAATTGTGATCCTGATCCCATTGATTACCCTGTTCCTGGAAACGATGATGCTATAAGGGCTGTCAGGTTGATTACGTCGCGTATCGCCGATGCTTGTATTGAGGGGCGTCAGAAATATGAGGAATCTCTCCAGGCTGAAACCGATAAAATAGCTATGACAGAAGAGCTTACTGTTGGGACAGGTCGTGGAGAAGAAAAAGGACCTGTTGTGGAAATTATCAATCCTGTTTCTTCCAGAAGTGAAGATGTAAACCAGGATGACAGTGAATACGACAACGATCTATATGAGGATTAA
- the tsf gene encoding translation elongation factor Ts, whose protein sequence is MATITSEQVKELRARTNAGMMDCKKALEETGGDMEKAIDLLRKKGLATSMKRAGKVAKEGVVQAYIHGGGRIGVLVEINCETDFAARSDAFQEFAKNIAMQIAATNPLGITPEDIPQEIIDREKAIYESQAKETGKPPQVIEKIVEGKMKKFFEESALLEQDFIRDTDKKVKDYLNELVAQIGEKVVIRRFVRFQLGEDL, encoded by the coding sequence TTGGCAACAATTACTTCGGAACAGGTCAAGGAATTAAGAGCTAGAACAAACGCCGGCATGATGGATTGTAAAAAGGCTTTGGAAGAAACCGGCGGTGATATGGAAAAAGCTATTGATCTTCTCAGGAAAAAAGGACTTGCCACCTCTATGAAGCGAGCTGGTAAAGTTGCAAAAGAGGGCGTGGTTCAGGCTTACATTCATGGAGGGGGCAGGATTGGAGTCCTTGTTGAGATTAATTGCGAGACTGATTTTGCCGCTAGAAGTGATGCCTTCCAAGAATTTGCGAAGAACATTGCTATGCAAATTGCTGCAACCAACCCGTTGGGAATTACCCCTGAAGACATTCCTCAGGAAATTATTGATCGAGAAAAGGCTATTTACGAATCTCAAGCAAAAGAAACGGGTAAGCCTCCTCAAGTTATAGAAAAGATTGTGGAAGGGAAAATGAAAAAGTTTTTTGAAGAATCTGCCCTCTTAGAGCAGGATTTCATTAGAGATACTGATAAAAAGGTTAAAGATTACCTTAATGAATTGGTTGCTCAGATAGGAGAAAAGGTTGTCATAAGAAGATTTGTTCGCTTCCAGTTGGGAGAAGATTTGTAA
- the pyrH gene encoding UMP kinase, with protein MERIEVERVPIYKRVLIKLSGEALMGDRNYGIDPNTIDRIAQEIVQVHKLGVQIALVIGGGNIFRGVSGAAQGMDRATADYIGMLATVMNALAFQQAIEKYDVPTRVQSAITMREVAEPYIRRRAIRHLEKGRIVIFAAGTGLPFFTTDTSAALRAIEVGAEALLKGTKVDGVYDSDPILNSDAKRFTKLSYDEVLTRNLKVMDGTAISLARDRALKIIVFNVRIPGNIERVIVGEDVGTVVEGG; from the coding sequence ATGGAAAGGATCGAAGTGGAAAGAGTTCCTATATACAAGAGAGTGCTTATAAAGCTTAGTGGTGAAGCCCTCATGGGTGATAGGAACTACGGCATAGACCCCAACACCATTGATCGAATTGCACAAGAGATTGTCCAGGTTCATAAGCTGGGGGTCCAGATTGCTCTTGTCATTGGTGGAGGAAATATCTTCCGTGGAGTTTCCGGTGCTGCTCAAGGTATGGATCGTGCCACAGCAGATTATATAGGTATGCTTGCTACAGTAATGAATGCTCTTGCCTTTCAGCAAGCAATAGAAAAATATGATGTTCCGACTCGAGTTCAGTCCGCTATTACTATGAGAGAAGTTGCCGAACCATACATAAGGCGTCGAGCCATTAGACATCTAGAGAAGGGACGTATTGTTATCTTTGCAGCCGGAACCGGTCTTCCCTTTTTTACAACAGACACTTCGGCAGCCCTAAGGGCTATTGAAGTTGGAGCAGAAGCCTTGTTAAAGGGCACTAAAGTTGACGGAGTTTACGATTCCGACCCCATCTTGAATTCTGATGCTAAAAGATTTACTAAACTTTCTTACGACGAAGTGCTTACTAGAAATTTGAAGGTTATGGACGGGACGGCAATTTCCCTTGCAAGAGATCGAGCTTTGAAAATTATTGTGTTCAATGTGAGAATTCCTGGTAATATTGAAAGGGTCATAGTGGGAGAAGATGTGGGAACTGTAGTAGAAGGAGGATAG
- the frr gene encoding ribosome recycling factor: MLNEIFDDAKERMDKTLKTLEQEYKRLRTGRASPSLLEGIKVEYYGTPTPLNQLATITVPEPRTIMVQPWDQSVISDVERAILKSDLGLNPSNDGKIIRVHIPPLTQERRQELVKHIKKMAEEAKVAVRNIRRDANEMLKDLKKEKQISEDEQFKGQDQIQKLTDDYIKKIDQLFEKKEKEIMEF; this comes from the coding sequence ATGCTCAATGAAATATTCGATGATGCGAAAGAACGAATGGATAAGACCTTAAAGACCCTTGAACAGGAATATAAGCGGCTTCGGACAGGGCGAGCTTCACCTTCGCTTCTGGAAGGGATTAAAGTTGAATATTATGGAACACCAACTCCTCTTAATCAGCTTGCCACGATTACCGTTCCGGAACCCAGAACAATAATGGTTCAGCCCTGGGATCAAAGTGTTATTAGTGATGTAGAAAGAGCGATTCTTAAGTCTGATTTGGGATTGAATCCATCGAATGATGGAAAAATCATCCGAGTTCATATACCCCCTCTTACTCAAGAACGACGTCAGGAGCTTGTAAAACACATCAAAAAAATGGCAGAAGAAGCTAAGGTGGCTGTGAGAAACATACGGCGAGATGCCAACGAAATGCTTAAGGATCTAAAAAAGGAAAAGCAGATTTCAGAAGATGAGCAGTTTAAAGGTCAGGATCAAATTCAAAAACTTACGGACGATTACATAAAAAAAATAGATCAGCTTTTTGAGAAAAAAGAAAAAGAAATTATGGAATTTTGA